A single genomic interval of Verrucomicrobiia bacterium harbors:
- the tig gene encoding trigger factor, which produces MSETKFNLTEDKNWKRTLKVEVPPARVQPRIDKFLTEYQAEATLPGFRKGKAPKDIIRQKFLGAATQDAIAELVDESYREFLEKGQNVNPITQPTIHEMNYDPAVGLSFTASFEVRPEIELKKYKGLALSRRVRPVKDEEVEQVMEHLREQAGEWSAVGREAREGDLLILDLEVIADSQNKIKEKNIPNYEVVLTPTLLPEFKSTLTGAVASDVKEITITYPANYGEKNLAGSTVTFKAAVKEIKEKILPPKDDSLAQRLKDWNAGTYLELVVAVRKQLEKSAGEEANEALRQQLRNRLVEENPFEFPASFISASRDRLKEDIKKERKDMAESEFEQKVWPPFERMMKWDFLVHALAKKEKIEVTEADASAWMARFAANYGMKPEEASEFIKKSGRIKNVRESILEEKVIDFLLANAVIQNEDGK; this is translated from the coding sequence ATGAGCGAGACGAAATTCAATCTGACCGAAGACAAAAACTGGAAGCGCACGCTGAAAGTGGAAGTCCCTCCCGCCCGCGTCCAGCCGCGCATCGACAAGTTTTTGACCGAATATCAGGCCGAAGCCACCCTTCCGGGCTTCCGTAAAGGGAAAGCCCCCAAGGATATCATCCGGCAAAAATTTTTGGGCGCGGCCACGCAGGACGCCATCGCCGAACTGGTGGATGAATCCTATCGGGAGTTTTTGGAAAAAGGACAGAACGTAAATCCAATCACCCAGCCGACCATTCACGAAATGAATTACGATCCAGCCGTCGGACTCTCGTTTACCGCCAGCTTTGAAGTCCGCCCGGAAATTGAGCTGAAAAAATACAAAGGGTTGGCCCTTTCCCGCCGGGTTCGCCCGGTTAAAGACGAAGAGGTGGAGCAGGTGATGGAGCACCTGCGCGAGCAGGCCGGCGAGTGGTCGGCCGTGGGCCGGGAGGCCCGTGAAGGCGACCTTTTGATTCTGGACTTGGAAGTAATCGCCGATTCGCAGAACAAAATAAAGGAAAAAAACATTCCAAATTACGAAGTGGTGCTTACACCCACGCTCCTGCCTGAATTCAAGTCAACGCTCACCGGTGCGGTTGCCTCCGACGTGAAGGAAATCACGATTACCTATCCAGCCAACTACGGAGAAAAAAACCTGGCCGGCTCCACAGTTACCTTCAAAGCAGCGGTTAAGGAAATAAAAGAAAAGATTTTACCCCCCAAGGATGATTCGTTGGCCCAGCGGCTGAAGGACTGGAACGCAGGAACCTATCTCGAACTGGTGGTGGCCGTGCGCAAACAGCTGGAAAAATCAGCCGGGGAAGAAGCCAACGAGGCCCTGCGCCAGCAGCTTCGCAACCGGCTGGTGGAGGAAAATCCGTTCGAGTTCCCGGCCTCCTTTATTTCCGCCTCCCGCGACCGGCTGAAAGAGGACATCAAAAAGGAAAGAAAAGACATGGCCGAATCCGAATTTGAGCAAAAGGTCTGGCCCCCTTTCGAGCGGATGATGAAGTGGGATTTTCTGGTTCATGCCCTGGCGAAGAAGGAGAAAATTGAAGTGACCGAGGCGGATGCGTCGGCTTGGATGGCCCGTTTTGCGGCCAATTACGGGATGAAACCGGAGGAGGCCTCCGAGTTTATAAAGAAATCCGGCCGGATCAAAAACGTGCGGGAGTCGATTTTGGAGGAAAAGGTGATTGACTTTTTGCTCGCCAATGCCGTTATACAAAATGAGGATGGAAAATAG
- the clpP gene encoding ATP-dependent Clp endopeptidase proteolytic subunit ClpP: protein MQLIPMVVEQTGRGERAYDIYSRLLKDRIIFIGTPIDDNIANLVIAQLIFLEAEDPEKDINVYINSPGGVVTSGLAIYDTMQFIKPDVATTCVGMAASMGALLLAAGAPKKRFALPHSRIMIHQPWGGVQGQVTDIEIHAKELLTIKARLNDILAKHTSQPLDKIEKDTDRNFFMSAEEAKAYGLVDEIYESKRKGHGTNSK, encoded by the coding sequence ATGCAATTGATACCGATGGTGGTCGAACAGACCGGCCGCGGCGAACGGGCCTACGACATCTACTCCCGGCTCTTGAAGGACCGGATTATTTTCATCGGCACCCCGATCGATGACAACATCGCCAATCTGGTCATCGCCCAGTTGATTTTTCTGGAGGCGGAGGACCCGGAAAAGGACATCAACGTCTACATCAATTCGCCGGGAGGGGTGGTTACCTCCGGACTGGCGATTTACGACACCATGCAGTTCATCAAGCCGGATGTCGCCACCACCTGCGTCGGAATGGCCGCCTCGATGGGGGCCTTGCTTCTGGCCGCCGGTGCGCCGAAAAAACGTTTCGCCCTCCCCCATTCCCGGATTATGATTCACCAACCTTGGGGCGGTGTGCAGGGGCAGGTTACGGACATCGAAATACATGCCAAGGAACTGTTGACAATCAAGGCGCGCTTAAACGACATCCTGGCCAAGCATACCAGCCAGCCCTTGGACAAAATCGAAAAGGACACGGACCGGAACTTCTTTATGTCCGCCGAAGAGGCCAAAGCGTACGGGCTGGTGGACGAAATCTATGAATCGAAACGGAAAGGTCACGGCACCAATTCCAAATGA